In Vibrio atlanticus, the following proteins share a genomic window:
- the cysI gene encoding assimilatory sulfite reductase (NADPH) hemoprotein subunit gives MSKQVIEQEVLGQVLGPLADNERLKRESKNLRGTIEQDLQDRITGGFTADNFQLIRFHGMYQQDDRDIRNERTKQKLEPLHNVMLRARMPGGIITPKQWLAIDKFADESTSYGSIRLTTRQTFQFHGVLKPNIKLMHQTLNSIGIDSIATAGDVNRNVLCTTNPVESELHQEAYEWAKKISEHLLPKTRAYAEIWLDGEKLATTDEEPILGSNYLPRKFKTTVVIPPQNDVDVHANDLNFIAIAKDGKLVGFNVLVGGGLAMTHGDTSTYARKADDFGFVPLEKTLDVAAAVVTTQRDWGNRSNRKNAKTKYTLDRVGIDVFKAEVEKRAGVEFSESRPYEFTGRGDRIGWAEGIDGKHHLALFIENGRLLDFPGKALKTGVAEIAKIHKGDFRMTANQNLIVAGVPKSQKAQIEKLARQYGLMDDAVSEQRKNSMACVAFPTCPLAMAEAERFLPEFVTDVEDILKKHGLPEEDNIILRITGCPNGCGRAMLAELGLVGKAPGRYNMHLGGNKAGTRIPKMYKENITSAQILEEIDSLVGRWATERTDNEGFGDFTIRAGIIEEVIISKRDLHA, from the coding sequence ATGAGCAAGCAAGTAATAGAGCAAGAAGTGCTAGGTCAAGTACTGGGACCTTTGGCTGACAATGAACGTCTGAAGCGTGAAAGTAAAAACCTTCGCGGTACGATTGAACAAGATCTTCAAGACCGTATCACTGGTGGTTTTACTGCTGATAACTTTCAGTTGATCCGTTTCCACGGTATGTACCAACAAGATGACCGTGATATTCGTAATGAACGTACCAAGCAAAAGCTAGAACCTTTACATAACGTAATGCTTCGTGCGCGTATGCCAGGCGGCATCATCACTCCTAAGCAGTGGTTAGCGATTGATAAATTCGCAGATGAAAGCACCTCTTATGGTTCTATCCGTCTTACAACTCGTCAAACTTTCCAGTTCCACGGTGTGTTGAAGCCGAACATTAAGTTAATGCACCAAACACTAAACAGTATTGGTATTGATTCCATTGCGACCGCAGGTGATGTAAACCGAAATGTTTTGTGTACCACAAACCCGGTTGAGTCTGAGCTTCACCAAGAAGCTTACGAGTGGGCGAAAAAGATCAGTGAGCACCTATTACCTAAAACTCGTGCTTATGCTGAGATCTGGTTAGATGGTGAAAAGCTCGCAACAACGGATGAAGAACCTATCTTAGGTAGTAACTACTTACCGCGTAAGTTCAAGACTACGGTTGTAATTCCTCCGCAAAATGACGTAGATGTTCATGCTAACGATCTTAACTTTATCGCGATTGCTAAAGACGGAAAGCTGGTGGGCTTTAACGTATTAGTGGGCGGTGGTCTTGCAATGACGCACGGCGATACTTCTACTTATGCACGTAAAGCTGACGACTTTGGTTTTGTGCCATTAGAGAAAACGTTAGATGTAGCGGCAGCTGTTGTGACGACACAACGTGACTGGGGTAACCGTTCGAACCGTAAGAATGCAAAAACCAAATACACACTAGACCGTGTTGGTATTGATGTATTCAAAGCAGAAGTAGAAAAACGTGCAGGCGTTGAGTTTTCTGAAAGCCGTCCTTATGAGTTTACTGGCCGTGGCGACCGTATCGGTTGGGCGGAAGGCATTGATGGTAAGCACCACTTAGCGTTATTCATCGAAAATGGCCGTTTACTTGATTTTCCGGGTAAAGCGCTGAAAACAGGTGTTGCTGAAATAGCGAAGATCCACAAAGGTGACTTCCGCATGACAGCGAACCAAAATCTCATTGTTGCAGGTGTACCTAAGAGCCAAAAGGCACAAATTGAAAAGCTGGCACGTCAATACGGTCTGATGGATGATGCCGTTTCAGAGCAGCGCAAGAACTCAATGGCGTGTGTGGCATTCCCAACATGTCCGTTAGCAATGGCAGAAGCCGAACGTTTTCTTCCTGAGTTTGTAACGGATGTTGAAGACATTCTGAAGAAACACGGATTACCAGAAGAAGATAACATCATCCTTCGTATTACAGGCTGTCCAAACGGCTGTGGTCGTGCAATGTTGGCTGAACTGGGTTTGGTCGGCAAGGCTCCAGGACGTTACAACATGCACTTAGGTGGCAACAAAGCCGGAACTCGTATTCCTAAGATGTATAAAGAGAACATCACGTCAGCTCAGATTTTAGAAGAGATTGATTCGCTGGTGGGGCGTTGGGCTACGGAACGAACGGATAATGAAGGGTTCGGTGATTTTACAATCCGAGCTGGCATCATCGAAGAGGTGATCATTTCAAAGAGGGATCTGCATGCATAA
- a CDS encoding phosphoadenylyl-sulfate reductase: MHNSVASKLKLAELLALTKTEQILRLGQINAELEQLTALERVKWALDNLEGTHVVSSSFGIQAALMLHLVTQAKPDIPVILTDTGYLFPETYRFIDELSQKLTLNLQVFRAQQSANWQEAQYGKLWDQGIEGIEKYNKLNKVEPMRRALDELEAGTWFSGLRREQSQSRANLPILSIQNGVFKFLPVIDWTNKDVHYYLEEHGLSYHPLREQGYLSVGDTHTTKKWEPGMTEEETRFNGLKRECGLHEDDGEQYGSGI, from the coding sequence ATGCATAATTCTGTCGCTTCAAAATTGAAGTTAGCAGAGCTACTCGCATTGACTAAGACGGAGCAGATACTTCGTCTTGGACAAATTAATGCTGAGTTAGAACAGCTAACTGCATTAGAAAGAGTGAAATGGGCGCTAGACAATTTAGAAGGGACACATGTGGTGTCTTCTAGTTTCGGAATCCAAGCAGCATTGATGTTGCACTTAGTGACTCAAGCCAAACCCGATATTCCAGTTATTCTGACAGACACCGGGTACCTATTCCCAGAAACGTATCGCTTTATAGATGAGTTAAGTCAGAAGTTGACTCTAAACCTTCAAGTCTTTCGCGCACAACAGAGCGCTAATTGGCAAGAAGCGCAATATGGCAAACTTTGGGATCAAGGTATAGAAGGGATAGAGAAGTACAACAAACTTAATAAAGTTGAACCGATGAGAAGAGCGCTGGATGAACTTGAGGCTGGCACTTGGTTTTCTGGTTTAAGAAGAGAGCAATCTCAATCGCGCGCAAACCTACCGATCTTGTCTATCCAAAATGGTGTGTTTAAGTTCTTGCCAGTAATAGATTGGACAAATAAAGATGTTCACTATTACTTGGAAGAGCATGGCCTTAGTTACCACCCACTTCGTGAGCAGGGGTACCTTTCTGTTGGAGATACTCATACGACTAAGAAATGGGAACCGGGTATGACTGAAGAAGAAACCCGGTTCAATGGTCTAAAACGAGAATGTGGTCTCCATGAAGACGATGGAGAGCAATATGGCTCTGGGATTTAG